The nucleotide sequence TTTTGCAAAGAAACTAATCACTTTATATTTATCACCTTTAAAATCTTTGAAGTTTGGGGTGATAATTCTCGCTTCTAATTTCTTTTTATCTACCGACTTAAAGTATTCGTTTGAGGCTAAATTGATTAAAACAGGATCATCCTTCAATTCTTCATTTAAAGATGTCGTTACTGTTTCTTTCCAAAACTCATATAAGTTTTTCTTATCATTTACTCCCCACTTTGTTCCCATCTCTAAACGGTAAGGTTGCATTAAGTCCATTGGCTTTAAAACGCCATAAAGACCAGATAAGATACGTAAATGATCTTGTAAAAAATTTTGCTGATTTGTATTTAATGAATAAGCATCCAAACCTACATAAACATCTCCTTTAAAGGCATAAACTGCTTGTCTGGCATCTGAAGGATCAAAATCTTTCTTCCAAACATCAAAACGCTCTTTATTAAGGTCTGCTAGTTTAGGACTAATAGACATTAAATCACCAATTTTTTCTGCTGATAATTTAGATAACGACTGAGCTAATTGTTCCGATTGGTTTAAAAATCTTGGTGTTGTTTCTAATTCAGTTTCAAAAGATGATTCATAATCAAGACTTTTGGCAGGAGATATTACTATTTTCATTTGTTTCTTCTTTATAATGTTAAGCAAAGATAAACATCCCTTTCTTCAACATCCAATTGATATTTTCAATAACTGTATAAGCTATTTCGATCACTTAAGGTTTTACAACTTCTCCTCCTGCAGACTTCCAAGCTGTAAACCCGCCTTCCAAATCAATTACATCTGAAAAACCCATTGCCTTCAACTCTTTCTTTGCTTTTGCAGATCTTACTCCCCCTTTACAAAACACCATTACCGTAGTTTCTTGATCTAAATTCTTCACTTGATCTTTAAAACTAGAAGATTTAATATCTACATTAATTGCTCCTTCCATTGTACCTTGTTTGTACTCTCCGGGAGTTCTCACATCGATAATAATAGCCTCAGGATGTGCTTTTCTAGCTTCAACAAATTCAGATACAGATACTTGAGGTTCAGTTTGAGAATTTGTACTTGAACAAGATGAAATCAGTGATAAAAAAATTACACTAAGTATACAGGATATTCTGAAAAAATTATTCATTTTAAATATATTTTACTGATTTTCAATACCATAAAAATAATGGCATGATTTTAATTTCATTTCTACAACAAAAAAACCTATTTTTCGTGTATATATATGATAATGGATGTAATTATCATTTTTTTTAAGTGCCCTTAAAGTTAATATTTGTTTGCACAATAATAAAATTACATCTATTAATAAGATCACAGCTGGCCCATTCGCCAACGTTATACAATGTCATGATTCAATTCTAATTGATTAGACTGAATCTTTTTTTGGAATTTTACTGACTTCAAGACCATGTTAAAACAGGCACAGAAGCTCAAGCAGACACAGACATTATCACCGCAACAGATCCAATTCATTAAATTGTTGCAGGTACCAACCATCGAACTTGAAAAAAGAATTCAAGAAGAACTTCAAGAAAACCCAGTACTTGAAGAAGGGAAGGATAGTGATAAAGAAGAAAACGAATTTGGGAACGACGATTCTAACTCACAAGAAGAACTTGATGTCAACGATGAATTTGACGAAGTACCCGATATAGACCCTATTGATGAAGTCAATATTGATGATTATGTCGATAATGATGATATCGCAGGGTATAAAATGTATGGTGATGGTGATGTTTCTGAAGACAAAGAACTACCTATCCCAATGATGGACACACTGGGAGATTCATTATTAACACAACTAAGCTTTTTAAACCTCAATGATGTTGAACACCAAATTGGTGAACAATTAATTGGCAGTATAGAAAGTGACGGATATATCAGAAGACCTTTAGAAGCTATCGTTAATGATCTTGCTTTCTTACAAAATGTAGAAACAAATTTAGATCAAGTCGAAAAAATTCTAAAGAGAATTCAGAACTTCGACCCTCCAGGAATCGGTGCAAGAACTTTACAGGAATGTCTTGAAATTCAACTGAAAAAGAAAGACCAAAATGATCCTACAGTAAAGATCGCTATAAAAATGATCGTATTATGTTTCGAAGAATTTAAAAAGAAGCATTATACGAAAATTCAAAAACGTTTGGGTATTGATGATACTCAGATGAAAGACGCCATTGATATGATTACTCACCTCAACCCAAAGCCAGGTGGAGTGAATACAATGGTAGCATCTGCACAATTCTTAACACCAGACTTTATTGTAAAAGAGGTTAATGGCAGAATTACTATCTCATTAAACGGTAAAAATGCTCCCGATTTAAGAGTTAGTCGTCAGTATGGAGATATGCTTGATGCTTTTGATAAAACACCAAAGAAGACTAAAAAAATGCGTGAAGAGGTTCGTTTTGTAAAACAGAAGCTCGACGCTGCCAAATGGTTTATTGATGCAATCAAACAACGTCAGGATACCTTATTAAGAACAATGCAAGCCATCATCGATTACCAAACACCATTTTTCTTAAGTGGCGATGAAGGAAAATTAAAACCAATGATCTTAAAAGATATTGCTGAAATCATCCAAATGGATATTTCTACAGTTTCTAGGGTAGCCAGTAGTAAAGTAGTAGAAACCGACTTCGGTATCTACCCTCTTAAATATTTCTTCTCAGAAAGTATTTCAACTGAAAGTGGAGAAGATGTAAGTAGTAAACAGGTAAAATCTGTTTTAAGAGAAATGATTGACAAAGAGGACAAAAGAAAACCTCTTTCAGACGACAAACTTGAAAAATTACTTCGTGTTAAAGGATATAATATTGCTCGTAGAACTGTTGCAAAATATAGAGAGCAGATGAACATTCCTGTTGCCCGAATGAGAAAAGAACTTTAATGGACACTAAGAAATTCTTTCAAATAATTTCGGTTGTCCTCCATCCGATATTTTTACCCTGCATTATTGCAGGGTTATTTCTTTTTGGAGCCAACGAAGCTCCGTGGTTAGATGCCAAAGCAAGATGGTCCTTGTTTACATTGTTATCTACCATTTCCTCTATAATGCCAATCAGTTGTTTATTGGTAATGCAGCGCTTTGGTGTTATCAAAGATCCACAAATGCACTCAAGGGATGAGCGTTCTTTTGCATTATCTATTATGATTGTCGCATTGGCATTGATTTGCTTTATTTTATTACACAAAATCAATGTGAGCGACAATATGAGTGTAGCTTATATCAGTATCACATTCACTTTATTTGTGACTACTATTGCTAATTTTATTGAGAGGATTAGCCTACACAGTATGGGTGTTTCTGGATTTATTGGAATCTGCCTTTACTTTATTACAGAACAAATAAATACTCCGATCATTTTATTTGATGCTTTTGGATTAGGTATTATAGCCTTAGGGCTTATTATTACCGCTAGACTCTACTTAAATGCCCATACTCCATATCAGGTCTATTTAGGTGCTGTGATAGGCTTTCTTAGTGGGTATTTTGGCTGCATTGGCAGCGCTTATCTACTATTTTAATAGATTACTTTTGAACAGTACTTCTTGAAAAGATTTCCTTCATTAATTCAACTTTCAAAGGTTTATTGATGAAGTCTACAACAAAATCATATTTTAAAGCGATTGCTCTTTCTTCTTCCAAAATAGAAGTACTCAACATAATAATTTTCGATTTCTTTTCCACATATTGGTATTCTTCCAAGAACTCTAATCCATTCATTATGGGCATATGAATATCCAAGAAAATGTAATCTGGAAGTGCTGCTCCAGACGACATCTTTGATTTAATATATTCAAGTGCCTGCTCTCCATTATAGCATATTGAAACTTCTGGAACCTGAGTAAATTCTTTGATCTTAATAACCGTATATATATTTGACAACTCATCGTCATCAATCAATAATATGTCTAAATTTTTCATGTCGTTACAGTGATAAGGGTAAAGTTACAGTGAAGGTGGTACCTATTCCCACTTCACTTTCTACATCAATCTTGCCGTTAATCTGACTTAGGGCTTGCTTGGTAAGATACAACCCTAAACCGTTCCCTTCTACTTCCATATTGGCCCTCTTGAACATCTCAAAAATTCTATTTTCATGTTTATTCAAATCAATACCAATTCCATTGTCTTTAAACTGAATACTCACTTTACCTTTTTCCTTTTCTTTTAATGAGATTTCTAGTTCCAAGTTTCTGATATGGTATCGATACCTTATGGCATTAGAAACGAGATTTTCAAAAATCGTCTTCAACTGTTTAACCGAAGTTAAAACCATTAAGTTCAATGGGATTTTTAAAATTACTTTACCATCTATCTTTTCTAATTCTGAAGTATGTCCATTTATTATCTCTTCGATAAAGTTATAGATATTGATTTCTTCGGGATGTACACCTTGTTCCCTTTGTTCTATAACTTTCACTAAATCATGTATTTTTTCTTGGGCCTTTTCTATGGACTTATTCATCCAATACATCGCCTGTTGTGCTTTTTCACTATTGAGGTTATCCTCTTCACTTAAAAGTGCTAAGAAGCTAGATATATTGGTAATTGGAGCTTTAACATCATGCGTAGTGATATAAGCAAACTGCTTTAGCTCTTCATTATGCTGTTTTAATACCTTTTCTTTTTCTATTTGACTAGTGATATTACTTAACAACAGCATCACTCCTCCCACCTCATCAGAAGGTAACAACCATGGGTTAATCTGCACTTTAAAGTGAACCTCTTTATCATTTATATCGATAGTGGCTAATTCAATTTCTATTCGTTTATTGTTCTTAATTGAATCTTCTATCTCATTAGAAAATGATAAGTCTTCTCTATATAAATCAGAAAAGTTTTTCCCAACAAGAGTATCTTGCTCAATAGAAAGTTGTCTGTACCAATCCTGACTGACAGTAATTATACGCTGTGAAGTATCCAACATCATTGCTGGCGACGGAATTGACTCAACGAAGGTACGTAGGTCTCTTATACTCGTTTTTTGTTGAGAATGCAGTTTCTTTGATTTTTCAATGGCATCATGATCTTCTATCAAACGAGAAACACCCACAGTCCTAACAATTACCTCTTTCTCTTTAATTGGGTTTTTGATGGTATGGAAATAGTTTACATTTCCTTTACTGTCTGTTACGGCCTCACTTGGTACGTTTAAGGTTACGCCATTTGTAAATACATAATGATCATCTTTCACATATTGTATAGTATCATCTGGATCACTGTTTTCGCTATCTATTATGTCTTTTAGTTGCTCGTTAGTCATATTATAATAGTCGCAAAATGCCTTATTTGCCCATAACAGTTTGGACTTGTCACCTTTCACAAGAATCAAATCGTTAATCGCATTTAGGACAGATAGATACCATTCTTTCGAATAATCCATAATTGTAGAAAGTCCAGTTTATAAAAAGTAGTATTACCTATAATTTAGTGATTATCAATACAATTCCATAATATTATTCCAATTTTATCATGAATAAAAACAAAAAGGGCGTAGTACATAACATTGTACTACGCCCTTGTTTATCGCTAAATTGAATAGCTTAACCTACAGAACCCTCTAATGAAAGAGCTAATAATTTTTGTGCTTCAACAGCAAATTCCATTGGTAATTTATTCAATACCTCTTTACAGTATCCGTTTACGATAAGTGCAACTGCTTGCTCTGTATCGATACCTCTTTGGTTACAATAGAAGATCTGGTCTTCGCCAATTTTCGATGTAGTTGCCTCATGTTCTACCTTAGCAGTGTTGTTATCCACTTCAATGTAAGGGAAAGTATGAGCTCCACATTTATCACCCATTAGTAATGAGTCACATTGAGAGAAGTTACGAGAGTTTTCAGCATTCTTGATTACTTTCACTAAACCTCTATATGAGTTTTGTGATTTACCAGCAGAAACACCTTTAGAAACAATTCTAGACTTAGTGTTTTTACCAATATGTACCATTTTAGTACCTGTATCTGCTTGCTGCATTTTGTTGGTTACAGCTACTGAATAGAACTCCCCTACAGAGTTATCTCCTTTTAAGATACAAGAAGGGTACTTCCAAGTTACTGCAGAACCAGTTTCTACTTGTGTCCATGATAACTTAGCATTATCACCATCACAAATACCTCTTTTTGTTACGAAGTTGTATACACCACCTTTACCTTCTTCATCACCAGGGTACCAGTTTTGAACAGTAGAGTATTTTACTTCAGCATCTTTATGAACGAAAATTTCAACTACAGCTGCGTGAAGTTGGTTTTCATCACGTTGAGGTGCAGTACATCCTTCTAAGTAAGAAACATAAGAATCATCTTCAGCAACGATCAAAGTTCTTTCGAACTGACCTGTACCTGCTGCATTGATACGGAAGTAAGTTGATAATTCCATTGGGCAACGAACGCCTTTAGGAATGTAACAGAACGATCCGTCTGAGAATACTGCAGAGTTTAATGCTGAGAAGAAGTTATCTTTAACAGGTACTACTGAACCTAAATATTTTTTCACTAACTCAGGGTGATCTTTTACTGCTTCTGAGAAAGAACAGAAAATAATACCCTTTTCAGCTAAAGTATCTTTGAAAGTAGTCGCTACAGAAACTGAGTCAAATACCGCATCTACTGCAATGTTTGAATCTTTAACTCCTGTAAGTCTTTTTTGCTCGTCTAAAGAAATACCTAATTTTTCGAAAGTAGCTAACAACTCAGGATCAACGTCTTCTAAAGACTCTAAAGTTGCCTTTTGCTTTGGCGCTGAGTAGTAGATAATATCTTGGTAGTTCACTTGTTCAAAAACAACGTTTGCCCATTCAGGACATTCCATTTGTTGCCAAGCTTTAAACGCTTCCAATCTCCACTCTAATAACCATTCCGGCTCTTCTTTCTTAGCAGAAATAAAGCGGATAGTTCCTTCATTAAGACCCTTAGGTGCTTGTTCTGCCTCAATATCGACAGTCCAACCATGTTCGTATTCTTTGGACGTAAAGTCCTCTAAAATTTTATTGTCCTGATCTGCACTCATTATATTGTCAACGTTATAATACGCTTATACTTAAGTCTTTTACCAATTTTTTAAAAACGATCTACTTTAGATAACAAGCTAAACTATTAGATAGTTTTAAATCAATGTGACTTATTTTTTGCTTGTTTGTTTTGTAAATCTCCACACTTTTTAATTTAGTATGGTTCTAAATTGCAAAATTAAAAGAATAATTTTAGAAAATATGATTTTCATCAAAAAACTTAATCCAAATGGGCACTTTATAAAAAAAAACCAACCAAATCAATGATAATACCCACCAAACTTAATTTTATACATTATTATTTTCAACCCTGTTTTTGACGTGTAAAAAATACAACTAATTGTAACTCACAGACTTTTTAAACAATTAAGCAAAAATCTTGTTAATAAAATTCTTTATGTTCTTTGAATCGTTATATTTACAAATGTTAAAGTTGCTAACTGTAACATTTGCCTCATGTTATAGTTACCAGGTATAAAAATTCATGACTGTATACCTTTGGCCTTAACTTTTTAATACTAATATTTACAACTGGGTTGTCTCGAAGGGAAAAGGGATGACCCTTTGTTTTTTCTATAGATTTAGAGAGATCTTATTTATAATCAGAGGCATGAAAAAAAGCTGTACGGAAAATCATCTCCCATACAGCTTTCTTAATACTACCGTAATCAATAATAATTATTTCTTTACTGCAGCATAATGTTTATAGAATAATTCGATCGTCTCAATTCCTTTTAAGAAGTTGAAAATACCGAATTTTTCATTTGGTGAATGGATCGCATCTGAATCTAATCCAAATCCCATCATAATAGAATCTAACCCTAGCTCCTCTTTAAATAAAGCTACAATTGGAATAGAACCACCGCTTCTTACAGGAATTGGCTCTTTATTAAACGCCTCTTCATAAGCTTTTGATGCCGCCTCAAACTCTACAGAGTTCGTTGGAATTACCACTGGAGTACCGCCATGATGTGCAGTAACTTTCACTTTGATTCCATCAGGTACAATAGATTCAACATGTTTTGTAAACAAGTCTGAGATCTCTTCCCATGACTGGTGAGGAACGAGTCTCATAGAGATTTTAGCATACGCTTTAGATGCGATAACTGTCTTTGCACCTTCACCTGTGTATCCTCCCCACATTCCGTTTACATCAAGAGTCGGACGGATAGACGTTCTTTCGTTTGTAGAAAAACCTTTTTCACCGAATTCTTTTTCGATATCTAATGCTTTCTTATATGCTTCTAAATCGAATGGTGCTTTTGCCATTTTGGCTCTATCTTCATCAGATATCACCTCTACTTTATCATAGAAGCCAGGAATGGTAATATGACCGTCTTTATCTTTTAATGCAGCAACTACTTCGGCCAATGCATTTAATGGATTTTGAACAGCTCCACCATACATCCCTGAGTGAAGGTCTCTATTTGGTCCCGTAAGCTCAACTTCCATGTAGCTAAGACCTCTTAAACCTACTGTAATTGAAGGAGTGTCTACGCTAATCATACCTGTATCAGAGATAAGAATAACATCTGCCTTCAGGCTATCTTTTCTTTCTTTGATAAACGTACCAAGGTTTACAGAACCAATTTCCTCTTCACCTTCAATCATGAATTTAACATTACAAGTCAATGTGTTGTTTTTCATCATTGATTCGAATGCTTTTACATGCATATACATCTGACCTTTATCGTCAGAAGCTCCCCTTGCATAAATATTATCACCTTTTATTGTTGGTTCAAATGGAGGTGTATCCCATAAATCGATTGGATCTGCAGGTTGCACATCATAGTGACCATACACTAGGACCGTTGGCAATGATGGATCAATTAATTTCTCTCCATAAACCACTGGATTACCTGCTGTTTCACAAATTTCTACATTGTCAGCCCCTGCCTCTTTTAACTGGTGAGCGATAAATGCTGCTGCCTTTTTAATATCTGGTTGGTATGTGACGTCTGTACTTACTGATGGTATTCTAAGCAAATCAAAAAGCTCTGCCAAGAATCTATCTTTGTTTTGTTCAATGTAGGGAGTCATAAAATTTAATCGTTCTAAAAGATTTCTAAGTTGAAATAATAACTACAAATTTAGGGCATTGTTCGAAATATCACATCCCACAAAGGTGATGAAACTCCAAACGCCTTATCATCAGTCTTATAATGATGAATACCATGATGTATCCACAGGATTTTCAAGAAGTTTTTTGGAGGTCTGTATGCATGAACGATATAATGCACTCCTAGATACATAGCATACCCTGTTAAAAAACCACCACCAAATCCATAGGCATAATCTCCCATTAAATAATAGAATAATCCAAAAAAAGCTGCACTTAGAAATAAACTCACAACAGGAGGCATGGCTAAACGTGACTTATCTTTTGGAAAATCATGATGAACTCCATGAAACTTATGAGTGATATTTTTCTTTAATTCGGTATCTGGTTCCATATGAAATACGAACCTGTGCATTGCATATTCGATGAATGTGAAGAAGAGTACTCCCAAGCAGTATAACCCGATAGCCTGAATTGTACCTAAAAATTGGTTATATACTCCATATATTACTAAGAAGGAACCAATAATAGCATACATAGAGATTGGAACAGCTGCGTGTGTATGCGTTAATTTCTCAAGAATAGGGTTTTCAAAAAGGGTCTTTGCTTTTTTGTTTTGAGCTAATGACATAGTTATTAAAGGATATAATAAAGAGTTAGATTGGGCTTATTTAATTATTATCTTTACTAAAATACAAACGGACACCTTTTCTACAAAAGAAAAAGTGTCCGTTTTTTATTATTCTTCAACCAAAACATTCAAATTAAATGACAATGGATTGAGTTCTTTTATTAATTCTGGTATCAAATCTGGTTGCTTAGGCCAATACTCCATTAAATTCTCTACCCTTTCTTGTGGTGCATTATTGGGTAACAAACATTCTCGAATACAGGTAATTCTTTCTATATCTGTTCTCAATTTCCGCTTACCTTCCTTTCGTAACTTCTTATGGGTATGTTCTAGCCTTTTCTGAGTACGTATTTGTTCTGCCAAAATATGTTTCTCCAAGTTGGGAGAAATTGCTTTGGCTTTCATCATAAGTTGCTCATAAAGCTTATTCATTTCATTCACCTGCTCATCAATATCAGTAACTACAGAAGTATTGTCCTCTAGTACTTTTTCTTCTATTTTACGTACAGGCTGAAGTAATTCCGATAAATCCCATCCCGTTTTTTTCCATCGTTCAGCAAACTGTTGGTTTAATATCAGATTGAAACCTCTCGGTAAGACCATTGGGAAGTTGACATCATACATATCAAATACTCCTTTAAGTTGTAACCAATAGATTACTTCTGCAGGACCACCTAAATAAGCCAAATTTGGCAATAAGATTTCTTGTAATACCGGACGAAGGACAACATTAGGACTTAACTTTTCTGGATGATTCTCAATTAATGACAACATCTCCTCTTTTGTCCATTGATAATCTCCTCCAACGGTTTGGATTTTATCACCTACAGATTCTAGTCGAAGACGTTCTGTATCTTCCATATAGAATAGGTTAATATCTCTTGCATGAATTTGCGTCTTATAACCTAATTCTTCAATAATATGATTGGCCTTTTCTACCTGTCGAACACCTTTCTGATCAAAGATTTCTTTCTTCATCACTTCTTTAAAAGGTGTTTTTAATTCAGGCGAATCAGCATCAATACACACTAATCCATATTCTCCGAAAAGAGCATTGACATAATACCTAGTTGCTTCAGTCAATGTTTCATGCTTTCTGTAAGCATCAACAAATAGGTTGGGCATGTCTTTAATTTGATCAAGGATATCGTTTATCCCATCCAAATTAAGTCGTCCAACAGGTCCTCCAGTTTGTGGATGTTCCCATGTATATTTTCTCTTTCCTAGTTGGAATGATGCTATTTCCTCAAAATCATGATCCTCAGTAGCCATCCAGTATACAGGTACAAAATTGTATTCAGGATGTTTCTCCTTTAATTCATTGGCTAAATGAATTGCAGCAGCAATTTTATAGATGAAAAATAAAGGGCCAGTGAAAATATTTAATTGGTGACCTGTTACAATCGTAAAAGTATTTTCTTGTTGTAACAGATCTATTTGAGCCATCGGAGCTCCTTCAATATTCTGGTATTGTTCTTTTAGGCTATCTACTAATAATATTCTCTGTTCAGTTGAAAAGTGTTTTCTGTCTGAGATTATTTGATCAAATGAGTCTAAAGTTGGTTTGTATTTATAAAGGGATGTCAGTGCTTCTTTTCCATTAAGATAGTCAAGAAACATTTTCCCGTATAACCCTGCTGTTTCGAAAGGAATTTTATATGAATTCATGTTGAATATTATCATTCTATGGAATCACGAATTTAAGCACACTTTTGTAAAAAAAAAGGTTGTGATTAAAATATTTGTTCCAACAATAGTAATTACTTGAATTAGACTCTTAAAGTTTCATAAATATAAAATGGAGCTTCAGCTTTGATGGTTACTGTTCCATCATTGATTACAGAATAAGATTGATTATCGGCATCAAATTTTAAGTTTTCTGTTTCCACTTCAATATCAAATGAAAATTGTTGATGGCTTTTCATCCATTTATCAAAAGGTGAGGTTTTACTTCTGTAGATTCTCTTATTCTGAGAATAAATCACTACTGTTTTTATTAACTCTTGATGTAAAAGCTCACTTTTAAGTTCTTTAGTCAAAGTATCATCAACAATATTAAGTGCTTGATGATTTTTCTCCTTCAACCAAAGTAATGCCTCTCCAATATCAGTATTTTCCTTTTTTCTAATATGATATGGTATTTGATATTGCATGATCTGATGCACCTCTTCTTCCTCTTCAGGATTAATTAAAACCCAATCTACTTTTATATCCATAGAAACTAATTGCTCCAAGGTAGCAGTATTGGTGATCACAATTGGACTCCATTCTAATAAGTTATGGATCGTATCAATATTCGATTCATTAACTGATAAAATAAGCAGTGCAGGCTCTTGATCATCTTTTACAATATGATGTGATGACATTTCAGAAGAATTACGATAAAATGTACATAAAAAAGAAGGCCACAACGCATCGTAGCCTTCATTAATAAATTTATTTTCTAATTATGAAATCCCGTTCAATAAAGCTTCAAGGTCTTTCATAATTGCTTTTCCTTTGTTCTTGTTATACCATTGCTGGATTTTAATACTAAACTGTTGTTTATCTTCTCCTACCGCCTTCTTTATCTCAGGTATAAGATCTGTTAATTCTTGTGGCCTAGGTCCCCATGTCGCCAAAACCTCATTCGTTTTCTGACATATCATGAGTAGTTTAGGAATAGATCTAGAACCATTAGTCAAGAATTGCTCCATTAGATCTACGTTATTATCTCTAAGGATAAATCGTAAATCAATCTTTTCAGAAACCTGAGCTGCTTCGGCAATAATCGGAATACTTTGTGCCGCATCTCCGCACCAACCTTCAGTAATTACCAACCAAAAAACACTTCTATTCAATGCTCTTCCTGCATTTCTTAAACCATCCAATAAACGGTTGGTTTTGTCAATTCTCTGCATTCTAGAGACATTAAGACGAGTATAATCCACTAATGACGAATCCTCATAATTAATGATTGTTGGGTCTCCTGCTAGCAAGGCATCAAGTGCTTCTCTGTAAGTATCATAAACAAATGCATTATCAATATACTCTTGAGCTACTGTTTGGTTTTCTGCCATATATCTTAGGTTGTTGTGGTTATTATATAGATCTAAAAAAAATTGTCGAATTGATTATGGTTGATACAATCAATCTTAGTTTTTTCGATACATAATCTACTAAATCAAAATGAAATTTCGATCAACATTCTATATTTTTTTTATGATCTTATTGATAAACTTGATATAGTACCATTAAACTTTCTACTCCTCGATCTCTTCTGGTGTTGGCAACATAAATTGAGTGAAAATTAATGAAAGAACACATAAGAATGCACCTCCATAAAACGGCAAAGTCCAATCTTTAAGCCAAATCCAACCACCCAATAATGGCAAGAATACTGCTACAACATGGTTAATAGTAAAACCTACCGCCATAGAAGGTGCAATATCTTTAGGATCTGCATGCTTTTGGAAATACGTCTTTATACCAATTGAGAAATTAAAGTAGATATGATCGATAATATAAAGGCCTGCTACCACCCATCTATTTTCAATTAATGCATAGCATAAGAAGACGATGATAAGACTGATGTACTCAAAACTTAACATTTTTCGTTCTCCATATTTATTTAAAAGCCTTGCGATAATTGGGTTAGTATACATCGATACTACATTA is from Flammeovirga agarivorans and encodes:
- a CDS encoding thioredoxin family protein, with amino-acid sequence MAENQTVAQEYIDNAFVYDTYREALDALLAGDPTIINYEDSSLVDYTRLNVSRMQRIDKTNRLLDGLRNAGRALNRSVFWLVITEGWCGDAAQSIPIIAEAAQVSEKIDLRFILRDNNVDLMEQFLTNGSRSIPKLLMICQKTNEVLATWGPRPQELTDLIPEIKKAVGEDKQQFSIKIQQWYNKNKGKAIMKDLEALLNGIS
- a CDS encoding dipeptidase — its product is MTPYIEQNKDRFLAELFDLLRIPSVSTDVTYQPDIKKAAAFIAHQLKEAGADNVEICETAGNPVVYGEKLIDPSLPTVLVYGHYDVQPADPIDLWDTPPFEPTIKGDNIYARGASDDKGQMYMHVKAFESMMKNNTLTCNVKFMIEGEEEIGSVNLGTFIKERKDSLKADVILISDTGMISVDTPSITVGLRGLSYMEVELTGPNRDLHSGMYGGAVQNPLNALAEVVAALKDKDGHITIPGFYDKVEVISDEDRAKMAKAPFDLEAYKKALDIEKEFGEKGFSTNERTSIRPTLDVNGMWGGYTGEGAKTVIASKAYAKISMRLVPHQSWEEISDLFTKHVESIVPDGIKVKVTAHHGGTPVVIPTNSVEFEAASKAYEEAFNKEPIPVRSGGSIPIVALFKEELGLDSIMMGFGLDSDAIHSPNEKFGIFNFLKGIETIELFYKHYAAVKK
- the bshC gene encoding bacillithiol biosynthesis cysteine-adding enzyme BshC, translating into MNSYKIPFETAGLYGKMFLDYLNGKEALTSLYKYKPTLDSFDQIISDRKHFSTEQRILLVDSLKEQYQNIEGAPMAQIDLLQQENTFTIVTGHQLNIFTGPLFFIYKIAAAIHLANELKEKHPEYNFVPVYWMATEDHDFEEIASFQLGKRKYTWEHPQTGGPVGRLNLDGINDILDQIKDMPNLFVDAYRKHETLTEATRYYVNALFGEYGLVCIDADSPELKTPFKEVMKKEIFDQKGVRQVEKANHIIEELGYKTQIHARDINLFYMEDTERLRLESVGDKIQTVGGDYQWTKEEMLSLIENHPEKLSPNVVLRPVLQEILLPNLAYLGGPAEVIYWLQLKGVFDMYDVNFPMVLPRGFNLILNQQFAERWKKTGWDLSELLQPVRKIEEKVLEDNTSVVTDIDEQVNEMNKLYEQLMMKAKAISPNLEKHILAEQIRTQKRLEHTHKKLRKEGKRKLRTDIERITCIRECLLPNNAPQERVENLMEYWPKQPDLIPELIKELNPLSFNLNVLVEE
- a CDS encoding sterol desaturase family protein, which produces MSLAQNKKAKTLFENPILEKLTHTHAAVPISMYAIIGSFLVIYGVYNQFLGTIQAIGLYCLGVLFFTFIEYAMHRFVFHMEPDTELKKNITHKFHGVHHDFPKDKSRLAMPPVVSLFLSAAFFGLFYYLMGDYAYGFGGGFLTGYAMYLGVHYIVHAYRPPKNFLKILWIHHGIHHYKTDDKAFGVSSPLWDVIFRTMP